A stretch of Synechococcus sp. WH 8020 DNA encodes these proteins:
- the bchM gene encoding magnesium protoporphyrin IX methyltransferase, translating to MSPEPLLDNKQAEKQEVKGYFETTGFERWNRIYSETDDVNKVQRNIRIGHQKTVDEVLTWIQESGELNDVSFCDAGCGVGSLSLPLAEMGAGSINASDISEAMAKEAQRRAEEAGLTMSKLNFFASDLESLSGTFHTVCCLDVFIHYPQPAAEEMVKHLCSLTEQRLIVSFAPYTPLLALLKGIGQLFPGPSKTTRAYTLKETGIVQAAESCGFKLVRRSLNKAPFYFSRLLEFQKN from the coding sequence ATGTCACCCGAGCCACTGCTGGACAACAAGCAGGCTGAAAAGCAGGAGGTCAAGGGGTACTTCGAAACCACAGGGTTCGAACGCTGGAATCGCATCTACAGCGAAACGGATGATGTCAACAAGGTGCAGCGCAACATTCGCATCGGTCACCAGAAGACCGTGGATGAGGTGTTGACCTGGATCCAGGAAAGCGGTGAGCTCAACGACGTGAGCTTCTGTGATGCGGGGTGCGGTGTGGGCAGCCTCAGCTTGCCTTTAGCAGAGATGGGCGCTGGCTCAATCAACGCCAGCGACATTTCTGAAGCGATGGCGAAGGAGGCTCAGCGCCGCGCTGAGGAGGCGGGCTTGACCATGAGCAAGCTCAATTTCTTCGCCAGTGATCTCGAAAGCCTCAGCGGCACGTTTCATACCGTCTGCTGTCTGGATGTGTTCATTCACTACCCACAACCAGCCGCCGAAGAGATGGTGAAACACCTCTGCAGCCTCACCGAGCAGAGGCTAATTGTGAGCTTTGCTCCCTACACCCCTTTGCTGGCCTTGCTCAAAGGCATCGGCCAACTCTTCCCTGGCCCCAGCAAAACCACCCGCGCTTACACCCTGAAAGAAACGGGCATTGTGCAAGCCGCTGAGTCCTGTGGATTCAAATTGGTGCGCCGCAGCTTGAACAAGGCACCGTTTTACTTTTCGCGCCTTTTGGAATTCCAAAAGAACTGA
- a CDS encoding pseudouridine synthase family protein, with the protein MAEPAGWRPAALNNGWTYCDRVRPGEQSTRLSAVLALRHRHSSMATWQLRLASGEITLNGLACSDDVEVKAGDLIRWARPPWVEAAVPDQWEVIHDDGDVLVVNKPSGLPVMPGGGFLVHTLTSLLERSSRAVGEISVPKPIHRLGRFTSGLQVCARRPETRAALSKQFRPGGVCRKTYLALTHPWEGLQLGQTLVIQTDVVERQHPLLGWIWGPEPSTPEPLRKRLSAHSEVQLRERGERGDLLEVQIHTGRPHQIRIHLAQLGCPLLGDPLYRSDQGLCATATPGDGGYHLHAWSLEGLCWPSSKWLSLKAQPPKLLRGRDGARH; encoded by the coding sequence ATGGCTGAGCCGGCGGGATGGCGGCCGGCGGCGTTGAACAACGGCTGGACGTACTGCGATCGGGTTCGGCCAGGGGAACAGTCCACCCGATTGAGCGCTGTGCTGGCGCTGCGCCATCGCCACTCCTCTATGGCGACGTGGCAGCTGCGCTTGGCCAGCGGGGAAATCACCCTGAATGGTCTGGCTTGTTCCGATGACGTTGAGGTCAAGGCTGGCGATTTGATTCGTTGGGCGCGTCCGCCCTGGGTGGAGGCTGCGGTTCCTGACCAATGGGAGGTCATTCACGATGACGGGGATGTGCTGGTCGTGAATAAGCCCTCAGGATTGCCGGTGATGCCAGGTGGCGGCTTCCTTGTGCACACGCTGACGTCATTGTTGGAGCGGAGCAGCCGCGCTGTTGGAGAGATCTCGGTGCCAAAGCCGATTCATCGGCTCGGACGGTTCACGTCTGGCCTTCAGGTTTGCGCCCGTCGGCCCGAAACCCGGGCTGCGTTGTCGAAGCAATTTCGGCCTGGGGGTGTTTGTCGAAAAACGTACCTGGCTCTAACGCATCCTTGGGAGGGTCTCCAGCTAGGTCAGACGCTTGTGATCCAAACCGATGTGGTGGAGAGGCAACATCCTTTGCTCGGTTGGATTTGGGGGCCAGAGCCATCGACTCCGGAGCCATTGCGTAAGCGCCTATCGGCTCACTCTGAAGTGCAACTGCGGGAGAGAGGGGAGAGGGGAGACCTCTTGGAAGTGCAGATCCATACAGGCCGCCCCCATCAGATTCGTATTCATCTTGCCCAACTTGGGTGTCCCTTGCTCGGAGATCCCTTGTATCGATCCGATCAGGGGCTGTGTGCAACCGCAACACCAGGGGATGGTGGATACCACTTGCACGCTTGGAGCCTGGAGGGTTTGTGTTGGCCGTCGTCCAAGTGGCTATCGCTCAAGGCTCAGCCTCCCAAGTTGTTGAGAGGCCGAGACGGTGCAAGGCATTGA
- a CDS encoding response regulator transcription factor has protein sequence MTETPSEVLTPRLLLVDDEPGLRTAVQAYLEDEGFDVTTAEDGEEGFSKAQQMLPDVVISDVMMPRLDGYGLLRKLREDERLGGTPVIFLTAKGMTADRTQGYLAGVDDYIPKPFDPDELVARVRNVALRQQRLLQEAARFADTDMGQMAKQITEIRSLLAQADALPNQDPVQHNFTPREASVLQLVAEGLMNKEIARQLETSIRNVEKYVSRLFIKTETSSRTELVRYALQHHLVT, from the coding sequence ATGACGGAGACTCCTAGCGAGGTTCTGACACCACGGTTGCTGCTCGTTGATGACGAGCCTGGTTTGCGTACTGCCGTTCAGGCTTACTTAGAGGATGAAGGGTTTGATGTCACGACGGCCGAGGACGGAGAAGAAGGATTCAGCAAAGCTCAGCAAATGCTGCCCGATGTTGTCATCAGCGACGTGATGATGCCTCGCCTGGATGGCTATGGCTTGCTTCGCAAGCTTCGCGAGGACGAGCGTTTGGGCGGAACGCCAGTGATTTTTCTCACGGCTAAAGGGATGACAGCGGATCGCACTCAGGGCTATCTCGCGGGCGTGGATGACTACATCCCCAAACCATTTGACCCTGATGAACTCGTCGCCAGGGTCCGAAATGTTGCTCTGCGGCAGCAGCGGTTGTTGCAGGAGGCAGCTCGGTTCGCTGACACTGATATGGGTCAGATGGCCAAGCAGATCACAGAGATCCGCTCGCTTCTTGCGCAGGCCGATGCCCTACCCAATCAGGACCCGGTCCAACACAATTTCACGCCAAGGGAGGCAAGTGTGTTGCAGCTTGTGGCTGAGGGTCTGATGAATAAGGAGATCGCGCGGCAGCTCGAGACCTCCATTCGCAATGTGGAGAAGTACGTGAGTCGGCTTTTCATCAAAACGGAAACCTCTAGCCGCACGGAGCTCGTGCGTTATGCCCTCCAACATCACCTTGTGACCTAA
- a CDS encoding cysteine desulfurase family protein: MLPSPEAVLTPSAPIALDHQATTPCHEDVVTAMEPWWSEQWGNPSSRQHRLGLTAAAAVQMAREQISDCLSCSAEQLIFTSGATEANNIALLGHTRAIARERGQPGHLISMVSEHHAVLDPLRQLQREGFRITLLSPEPDGLLDPKKLEAAITEDTQLVSVMLANNEIGVIQPLPEVAAICRDRGVTLHSDVAQAFGHIPFDSKGLGADFLSLSAHKLNGPKGIGALICNPGLTVEPLQWGGGQERGLRPGTLPVPLIIGFAKAAELARSDLASRRRRIERLRNRLWEGLKQGQPSLLLNGHATARLPHNLNITIPGVSGSKLHRALRSQVACSSGSACSRGEPSHVLMALGRSRQEAEASLRLSLGRSTSDGDIDRAIQAINKVVHQLRHKA, from the coding sequence ATGCTGCCAAGCCCCGAAGCCGTCTTGACTCCATCGGCACCGATTGCCCTCGACCATCAAGCCACAACGCCGTGTCACGAGGATGTCGTGACGGCCATGGAGCCCTGGTGGAGTGAACAGTGGGGAAATCCTTCTAGCCGGCAACATCGGCTCGGACTGACGGCCGCCGCCGCCGTGCAGATGGCCAGAGAACAAATAAGCGATTGCCTGAGCTGCTCAGCTGAACAGCTGATCTTCACCAGCGGGGCCACAGAGGCCAACAACATTGCTCTGCTCGGACATACACGCGCGATCGCTCGCGAGAGGGGACAACCAGGGCATCTGATCAGCATGGTCAGCGAACATCATGCTGTTCTCGACCCCCTGCGGCAGCTTCAGCGCGAAGGCTTTCGCATCACCCTTCTCTCACCAGAGCCGGATGGTCTCCTCGACCCCAAAAAGCTTGAGGCAGCCATCACTGAAGACACCCAATTGGTGAGTGTGATGCTGGCCAATAACGAAATCGGCGTCATCCAGCCACTCCCTGAAGTCGCGGCCATTTGCAGAGATCGGGGTGTGACTCTGCACAGCGATGTCGCTCAAGCCTTCGGCCACATCCCCTTCGATAGCAAAGGACTTGGCGCTGATTTTCTCAGCCTGAGCGCCCACAAACTAAACGGGCCAAAAGGGATTGGCGCTCTGATCTGCAACCCAGGCTTAACGGTTGAGCCGCTGCAATGGGGAGGGGGGCAAGAGCGGGGGTTGAGACCTGGCACCTTGCCGGTGCCGCTCATCATCGGATTTGCCAAAGCGGCAGAGTTAGCAAGAAGCGATCTCGCTAGCCGTCGTCGACGCATCGAACGTTTACGCAATCGGCTTTGGGAGGGCCTGAAACAAGGGCAGCCATCGCTACTGCTCAACGGACATGCCACGGCGCGACTACCGCACAATCTCAACATCACCATTCCAGGCGTCTCGGGAAGCAAGCTGCATCGAGCGCTGCGATCCCAAGTGGCCTGTAGCAGTGGTTCGGCCTGCAGTCGCGGCGAACCTTCCCATGTGCTGATGGCCTTAGGTCGAAGCCGCCAAGAAGCTGAAGCGTCGCTGAGGCTCAGCCTGGGGCGCAGCACCTCGGACGGTGACATCGACCGGGCCATTCAGGCCATCAACAAGGTCGTACACCAATTACGTCATAAAGCGTGA
- a CDS encoding DUF456 domain-containing protein, translated as MSIPWSPGLFWWIALLVQLLAIPGTLLPLLPGLIWLPAGGLIWIVAVGWQQAWPELVVALLLFGLGLVADLLALGLASMRLKASRWSAAGAGVGLLLGVFGLLPALPFGGPLLGALFGPWLGALVVETWVKKKPPLNLGWLQALRQGAVVGLAVVAGLLVSRLAQLVLALLGVVAFIGLSSH; from the coding sequence ATGAGCATCCCATGGTCTCCCGGCTTGTTCTGGTGGATAGCGCTGTTGGTGCAGCTGCTGGCCATTCCGGGCACGCTCTTGCCCCTGCTCCCAGGGTTGATCTGGCTTCCTGCGGGTGGCTTGATTTGGATTGTTGCTGTCGGATGGCAACAGGCCTGGCCTGAGCTCGTTGTCGCTTTGCTGTTGTTTGGTCTGGGCCTTGTTGCCGATCTCTTGGCTTTAGGCCTGGCTTCGATGCGCCTGAAGGCCAGCCGTTGGTCAGCAGCAGGGGCTGGTGTGGGTCTGCTCTTAGGGGTGTTCGGCCTCCTACCCGCCCTTCCCTTTGGCGGTCCATTGCTTGGGGCCTTGTTTGGCCCCTGGCTTGGGGCCTTGGTGGTGGAAACCTGGGTTAAAAAAAAGCCACCCTTGAATCTTGGGTGGCTTCAAGCATTACGCCAAGGAGCAGTTGTGGGGTTAGCGGTGGTTGCCGGACTGCTTGTGAGTCGTCTGGCTCAGCTGGTCTTGGCACTGCTCGGCGTCGTGGCCTTTATCGGACTCAGTTCTCACTAA
- the rsmH gene encoding 16S rRNA (cytosine(1402)-N(4))-methyltransferase RsmH — protein MPDHPLTSAVTFSHLPVLAETLMQVLSEQPPSLWQNTAVIDATLGGGGHSKLILERFPGVRLIGLDQDHSARAAAASRLESFLERIQIVPVNFAAFEPQEPVALVLADLGVSSPQLDVASRGFSFRLDGPLDMRMNPEAGGETAAELIERLDVNELADLIYGFGEERLSRRIARRIKADLEAAGAYSGTAALAYAVAGCYPPKARRGRIHPATRTFQALRIAVNDELGVLDRLLQTAPGWLKPDGLLAIISFHSLEDRRVKTAFLQDERLERVTRKPLMASEQEQAGNPRSRSAKLRLARRRPDTARSES, from the coding sequence ATGCCCGATCACCCGCTGACTTCTGCTGTGACGTTCAGTCACCTGCCCGTCTTGGCTGAAACGCTGATGCAGGTTTTGTCTGAGCAACCCCCATCCCTTTGGCAGAACACAGCTGTGATTGATGCCACTTTGGGTGGTGGTGGTCACAGCAAACTCATCCTGGAACGTTTTCCTGGCGTGCGTTTAATTGGTTTGGATCAGGACCATTCGGCCAGGGCTGCTGCTGCTTCAAGGCTGGAGTCCTTCCTTGAGCGCATCCAGATCGTGCCGGTCAACTTTGCTGCGTTTGAACCCCAGGAACCGGTGGCGCTCGTGCTGGCAGACCTCGGGGTGAGCAGTCCCCAATTGGATGTGGCCTCCAGAGGATTCAGCTTCCGGCTGGACGGTCCCTTAGATATGCGCATGAACCCAGAGGCGGGAGGAGAAACGGCAGCGGAGCTGATCGAGCGGCTGGATGTGAATGAACTCGCTGACTTGATTTATGGCTTTGGCGAGGAGCGTTTATCTCGCAGGATTGCTCGGCGAATCAAGGCGGATCTTGAGGCCGCTGGGGCCTACTCCGGGACGGCAGCGTTGGCCTATGCCGTGGCCGGTTGTTACCCCCCGAAAGCCCGGCGGGGACGGATTCATCCCGCCACGCGCACCTTTCAGGCGCTGCGGATTGCTGTGAATGATGAATTGGGAGTGTTGGACCGATTGCTTCAGACAGCGCCTGGATGGCTGAAGCCTGACGGTCTCCTCGCGATCATCAGCTTTCATTCGTTGGAGGATCGCCGGGTCAAAACCGCTTTTCTTCAAGACGAGAGGCTTGAACGGGTCACGCGCAAACCGTTGATGGCCTCAGAACAGGAGCAGGCAGGTAATCCGCGCAGTCGCAGCGCAAAACTGAGACTTGCCAGACGGAGGCCCGACACCGCTCGGTCTGAGTCATGA